In a single window of the Salmo trutta chromosome 23, fSalTru1.1, whole genome shotgun sequence genome:
- the LOC115159842 gene encoding protein phosphatase 1 regulatory subunit 26 isoform X1: MLQPPHPPQHHTRMYLNLPPVAALHTEWRSSCGGLPRGFSGLPLCFNDSDSDLSTTGTPISEKVQMIIESLRSTQSSLNMGDETEGNQVLSGQPVQEAGARGSQGQGFKVRRGPPVVMGPKPKFRGPLPLTHTDNLLALPEVSYNVDSESSDGDDSVDRGIEEAIQEYLKEKDDHKRKAEPEPATNILQPPKIPRREAAPTFPEPTKQHSDSNKVLTASNQVPRSVKTETHNTALPMKKCLKSKIPTCKENPFKKLDTISNAAVIKKRSSSEQKRGPSNSNPLSDKRKSPVLKALKLEEHLSDSDSSSSSDDGIEEAIQRYQQEKKKERHEGGRQSSKPLLILKEESDSSSSDDGIEEAIRHYQLEKQKEKGVPKISLFLPKQKQVGKAAAPLHCPESTSTQAAAMKKHKLSKKKKPETRDLKSSLPSQTPGSSLSLIKKRLAASSPKGNGLLLSTKVEPLRERGQEQYTTPFPATLKVNTTTTAELMCAEAILDISKAVIKMPGAFNPNIASAGHININSSSTESTATTSLLISTNCHDDDNNNTSDDESSIDSEDGIEQEIRKFLEEKAQMHKLPPGPGSDVGTTSPGGTNTITEPEKNTKLNPAQKKTLRLSVTQKRKRIEEGGSRRGSKEGESDLKMKEEALPKHLTKYDSRSSVSSLKKAPLKSVRGSERRGEPKSGDKSSSLDSDEDLDTAIKDLLKTKKKLKKKTRDVKLKSRKGLEDEEPLSRKTELKKLGMDHVPKTTSLLKTSLKVTTTTAQSSNNNRKKGTFSKHVSQYPQSNEKKEPLNQTDEMDRSQGNRDVEGLSRETNPVVVQIKEESSSVDSDDSIEQEIRKFLAEKAKVSTTTVKTDDREEIRNGKGKTTVPLTEKCIKLENQLAEIPRIDVTQFPDLPRQSSCEQRGVPDRGIFPNTPPIQPVPGNHTPETASGSCLLSALTPSSYPPVLEPANGTVSGAARSEKRRSSSSDSGSGDTHQSANSEMAMGHSYRSFPSTSYPLPRTDSEQWCKSQVIPTTETKEKIHNRNPFQYSSPSFGEKTATTPAYQCVVPASIYPRRRNIEPAPDTPVSTRPAAVRTGSSIRSPLVPFHRPSSETTSTSTAVFSSPFPSLTRRPTETGPSGRYFLQGHESGSRWGQSPTLTPGLTESSVVHVAKDKTMFVELSTNKTNHVQVRSREVKVSEGKEERRRDLPGGESERERECRKTEERGEEQIGRRGEECVDETDVSESDERSSPEQQGFPTLSLSSSIDPGITLSPYIALNTEERSKRFRWMCKAVAVNQPKKTKFEKPVKRKLQFLPLSRKNKSTGK; encoded by the coding sequence ATGCTCCAGCCCCCACACCCACCCCAGCACCACACTAGAATGTACTTGAACTTGCCTCCAGTCGCGGCTTTGCACACAGAATGGAGGTCATCGTGCGGTGGTCTGCCCAGAGGCTTTAGCGGTCTGCCCCTGTGCTTCAATGACTCTGACAGCGACTTGTCCACCACTGGAACACCCATCTCAGAGAAGGTCCAGATGATCATAGAGAGCCTAAGGAGCACCCAGTCCTCACTCAACATGGGCGACGAGACAGAGGGGAACCAAGTGCTATCAGGGCAACCGGTACAGGAGGCTGGAGCCCGGGGCTCCCAGGGCCAAGGCTTCAAGGTCCGGAGGGGGCCTCCTGTGGTTATGGGACCCAAGCCCAAATTCAGAGGCCCTCTTCCTCTCACTCACACTGATAACTTGCTGGCACTGCCAGAAGTTTCCTATAATGTTGATTCGGAGAGTTCTGACGGCGATGACTCTGTAGATAGAGGCATCGAGGAGGCCATTCAGGAGTACCTGAAGGAAAAGGATGACCACAAACGCAAGGCTGAACCAGAACCAGCCACTAATATTTTACAGCCACCCAAGATTCCCCGGAGGGAGGCTGCGCCAACCTTTCCAGAACCTACTAAACAACATTCCGACAGCAATAAGGTTTTAACTGCCAGCAACCAGGTTCCGAGAAGTGTCAAAACAGAGACACACAACACTGCACTACCCATGAAAAAATGTTTGAAAAGTAAGATACCCACCTGTAAAGAGAATCCCTTTAAGAAACTGGACACAATAAGTAACGCAGCGGTGATAAAAAAACGATCTTCTTCGGAACAGAAGAGAGGCCCCTCTAATTCCAACCCTCTCTCTGACAAACGGAAGAGTCCTGTACTGAAAGCATTGAAGTTGGAGGAACACTTGTCTGACAgtgacagcagcagcagtagtgatGACGGTATTGAGGAGGCTATTCAACGCTACCAGcaggagaagaagaaagagagacatgAAGGAGGCAGACAGTCCTCCAAACCCCTTCTCATCCTCAAAGAGGAGTCCGACTCCAGCAGCAGTGATGACGGAATAGAGGAGGCCATCCGCCACTACCAGCTGGAGAAGCAGAAAGAGAAGGGTGTACCTAAGATCTCTCTATTTCTACCCAAACAAAAGCAAGTGGGTAAAGCAGCGGCTCCCCTGCACTGTCCAGAGAGCACAAGCACTCAGGCAGCGGCCATGAAAAAACACAAACTGTCTAAAAAGAAGAAACCTGAGACTAGGGATTTAAAATCATCTCTACCTTCTCAAACTCCTGGTTCCTCACTCTCTCTTATCAAGAAGAGATTAGCAGCTAGCAGCCCCAAAGGGAATGGCCTCCTCCTGTCGACTAAAGTGGAGCCGCTGCGAGAGAGGGGGCAAGAGCAGTACACCACCCCATTCCCAGCCACTCTGAAGgtgaacaccaccaccacagctgaGCTGATGTGTGCTGAGGCCATTCTGGACATTTCTAAAGCTGTCATTAAAATGCCAGGGGCCTTTAACCCTAACATAGCATCAGCAGGCCATATCAATATTAACAGTAGCTCCACGGAGTCCACCGCCACCActtctcttctcatctccacAAACTgccatgatgatgataataataatacaagTGATGATGAGAGCTCCATTGATAGTGAGGATGGGATCGAACAGGAAATCCGGAAGTTTCTTGAGGAGAAAGCCCAAATGCACAAACTGCCACCTGGGCCCGGCTCAGATGTTGGTACTACAAGTCCAGGTGGAACCAACACAATAACAGAACCAGAGAAAAACACCAAACTGAATCCGGCCCAGAAGAAAACACTGAGGCTGTCTGTGACGCAGAAAAGAAAGCGCATAGAGGAAGGTGGCAGCAGGAGGGGTTCCAAGGAAGGAGAAAGTGATCTCAAAATGAAAGAAGAGGCACTCCCAAAGCATTTGACCAAGTATGACTCAAGATCATCTGTTTCCTCCCTGAAAAAAGCCCCACTGAAATCAGTGAGGGgctcagagaggaggggggaaccTAAGAGTGGAGACAAGAGTAGCTCACTGGACAGTGACGAAGACCTGGACACTGCAATAAAAGACTTGCTCAAGACTAAGAAGAAGTTGAAAAAGAAGACTAGAGATGTGAAGTTGAAGTCAAGGAAGGGCCTTGAGGATGAGGAGCCTTTGTCTAGAAAAACAGAGTTAAAGAAGCTGGGTATGGACCATGTGCCCAAGACTACCAGTCTTTTGAAAACGAGCCTTaaagtcactactactactgcccagAGTAGTAACAACAACAGAAAAAAAGGCACATTTAGTAAGCatgtgtcacagtatccacagagcAATGAGAAGAAAGAGCCCCTCAACCAGACAGATGAGATGGACCGATCTCAAGGGAACAGGGATGTAGAAGGCCTGTCAAGAGAGACTAACCCAGTTGTGGTTCAGATCAAGGAAGAGAGCAGTTCAGTGGACAGCGACGACAGCATCGAACAGGAGATCAGAAAGTTCCTGGCAGAAAAGGCCAAGGTTTCTACTACCACAGTGAAAACAGATGATCGAGAGGAGATCAGGAATGGCAAGGGCAAAACTACAGTCCCTCTCACTGAGAAATGCATCAAATTGGAAAATCAGCTGGCTGAAATTCCAAGGATAGACGTTACTCAATTCCCTGACCTGCCTCGTCAGAGCAGTTGTGAGCAGAGAGGAGTTCCGGACAGAGGAATCTTTCCAAACACCCCCCCTATCCAGCCAGTGCCAGGAAACCACACCCCAGAAACAGCCAGTGGGTCGTGCCTCCTCTCAGCCCTCACCCCCAGCTCCTATCCTCCAGTGCTGGAGCCTGCCAATGGCACTGTGTCTGGGGCTGCCAGatcagagaagaggaggagcTCTAGTTCAGATTCAGGAAGCGGTGATACCCACCAGAGTGCCAACTCTGAGATGGCAATGGGTCACAGCTACAGGTCATTTCCCAGCACCAGCTACCCCTTGCCCAGGACTGACTCGGAGCAGTGGTGTAAGAGCCAAGTGATCCCCACCACTGAGACAAAAGAGAAGATCCATAACAGGAACCCATTCCAGTACAGCTCACCTAGTTTCGGTGAGAAGACAGCCACCACTCCAGCGTATCAGTGTGTAGTACCAGCCAGTATCTATCCGCGTAGGAGGAATATTGAGCCTGCACCGGATACACCTGTCTCCACCCGTCCTGCTGCTGTACGGACTGGGAGCAGCATCAGATCACCACTGGTTCCATTCCACCGCCCCTCCTCAGAGACCACATCGACATCGACTGCCGTCTTCAGCTCCCCGTTCCCCAGCCTGACCAGGAGACCTACGGAGACAGGACCATCAGGGAGGTACTTCCTTCAGGGTCATGAGTCAGGCAGCCGCTGGGGTCAATCCCCAACCCTGACCCCGGGGCTGACGGAGAGCAGCGTGGTACACGTGGCCAAGGACAAGACAATGTTTGTTGAACTGTCCACGAACAAGACCAACCACGTTCAGGTCAGAAGCAGGGAGGTGAAAGTGAGTGAgggaaaggaggaaaggaggagagacttgccaggaggagagagtgagagagaaagggagtgcaggaagacagaggagagaggagaagagcagataggaagacgaggagaggagtgtgtagaTGAGACCGACGTCA
- the LOC115159842 gene encoding protein phosphatase 1 regulatory subunit 26 isoform X4 yields the protein MLQPPHPPQHHTRMYLNLPPVAALHTEWRSSCGGLPRGFSGLPLCFNDSDSDLSTTGTPISEKVQMIIESLRSTQSSLNMGDETEGNQVLSGQPVQEAGARGSQGQGFKVRRGPPVVMGPKPKFRGPLPLTHTDNLLALPEVSYNVDSESSDGDDSVDRGIEEAIQEYLKEKDDHKRKAEPEPATNILQPPKIPRREAAPTFPEPTKQHSDSNKVLTASNQVPRSVKTETHNTALPMKKCLKSKIPTCKENPFKKLDTISNAAVIKKRSSSEQKRGPSNSNPLSDKRKSPVLKALKLEEHLSDSDSSSSSDDGIEEAIQRYQQEKKKERHEGGRQSSKPLLILKEESDSSSSDDGIEEAIRHYQLEKQKEKGVPKISLFLPKQKQVGKAAAPLHCPESTSTQAAAMKKHKLSKKKKPETRDLKSSLPSQTPGSSLSLIKKRLAASSPKGNGLLLSTKVEPLRERGQEQYTTPFPATLKVNTTTTAELMCAEAILDISKAVIKMPGAFNPNIASAGHININSSSTESTATTSLLISTNCHDDDNNNTSDDESSIDSEDGIEQEIRKFLEEKAQMHKLPPGPGSDVGTTSPGGTNTITEPEKNTKLNPAQKKTLRLSVTQKRKRIEEGGSRRGSKEGESDLKMKEEALPKHLTKYDSRSSVSSLKKAPLKSVRGSERRGEPKSGDKSSSLDSDEDLDTAIKDLLKTKKKLKKKTRDVKLKSRKGLEDEEPLSRKTELKKLGMDHVPKTTSLLKTSLKVTTTTAQSSNNNRKKGTFSKHVSQYPQSNEKKEPLNQTDEMDRSQGNRDVEGLSRETNPVVVQIKEESSSVDSDDSIEQEIRKFLAEKAKVSTTTVKTDDREEIRNGKGKTTVPLTEKCIKLENQLAEIPRIDVTQFPDLPRQSSCEQRGVPDRGIFPNTPPIQPVPGNHTPETASGSCLLSALTPSSYPPVLEPANGTVSGAARSEKRRSSSSDSGSGDTHQSANSEMAMGHSYRSFPSTSYPLPRTDSEQWCKSQVIPTTETKEKIHNRNPFQYSSPSFGEKTATTPAYQCVVPASIYPRRRNIEPAPDTPVSTRPAAVRTGSSIRSPLVPFHRPSSETTSTSTAVFSSPFPSLTRRPTETGPSGRYFLQGHESGSRWGQSPTLTPGLTESSVVHVAKDKTMFVELSTNKTNHVQVRSREVKVSEGKEERRRDLPGGESERERECRKTEERGEEQIGRRGEECVDETDVSESDERSSPEQQGFPTLPSLRNL from the coding sequence ATGCTCCAGCCCCCACACCCACCCCAGCACCACACTAGAATGTACTTGAACTTGCCTCCAGTCGCGGCTTTGCACACAGAATGGAGGTCATCGTGCGGTGGTCTGCCCAGAGGCTTTAGCGGTCTGCCCCTGTGCTTCAATGACTCTGACAGCGACTTGTCCACCACTGGAACACCCATCTCAGAGAAGGTCCAGATGATCATAGAGAGCCTAAGGAGCACCCAGTCCTCACTCAACATGGGCGACGAGACAGAGGGGAACCAAGTGCTATCAGGGCAACCGGTACAGGAGGCTGGAGCCCGGGGCTCCCAGGGCCAAGGCTTCAAGGTCCGGAGGGGGCCTCCTGTGGTTATGGGACCCAAGCCCAAATTCAGAGGCCCTCTTCCTCTCACTCACACTGATAACTTGCTGGCACTGCCAGAAGTTTCCTATAATGTTGATTCGGAGAGTTCTGACGGCGATGACTCTGTAGATAGAGGCATCGAGGAGGCCATTCAGGAGTACCTGAAGGAAAAGGATGACCACAAACGCAAGGCTGAACCAGAACCAGCCACTAATATTTTACAGCCACCCAAGATTCCCCGGAGGGAGGCTGCGCCAACCTTTCCAGAACCTACTAAACAACATTCCGACAGCAATAAGGTTTTAACTGCCAGCAACCAGGTTCCGAGAAGTGTCAAAACAGAGACACACAACACTGCACTACCCATGAAAAAATGTTTGAAAAGTAAGATACCCACCTGTAAAGAGAATCCCTTTAAGAAACTGGACACAATAAGTAACGCAGCGGTGATAAAAAAACGATCTTCTTCGGAACAGAAGAGAGGCCCCTCTAATTCCAACCCTCTCTCTGACAAACGGAAGAGTCCTGTACTGAAAGCATTGAAGTTGGAGGAACACTTGTCTGACAgtgacagcagcagcagtagtgatGACGGTATTGAGGAGGCTATTCAACGCTACCAGcaggagaagaagaaagagagacatgAAGGAGGCAGACAGTCCTCCAAACCCCTTCTCATCCTCAAAGAGGAGTCCGACTCCAGCAGCAGTGATGACGGAATAGAGGAGGCCATCCGCCACTACCAGCTGGAGAAGCAGAAAGAGAAGGGTGTACCTAAGATCTCTCTATTTCTACCCAAACAAAAGCAAGTGGGTAAAGCAGCGGCTCCCCTGCACTGTCCAGAGAGCACAAGCACTCAGGCAGCGGCCATGAAAAAACACAAACTGTCTAAAAAGAAGAAACCTGAGACTAGGGATTTAAAATCATCTCTACCTTCTCAAACTCCTGGTTCCTCACTCTCTCTTATCAAGAAGAGATTAGCAGCTAGCAGCCCCAAAGGGAATGGCCTCCTCCTGTCGACTAAAGTGGAGCCGCTGCGAGAGAGGGGGCAAGAGCAGTACACCACCCCATTCCCAGCCACTCTGAAGgtgaacaccaccaccacagctgaGCTGATGTGTGCTGAGGCCATTCTGGACATTTCTAAAGCTGTCATTAAAATGCCAGGGGCCTTTAACCCTAACATAGCATCAGCAGGCCATATCAATATTAACAGTAGCTCCACGGAGTCCACCGCCACCActtctcttctcatctccacAAACTgccatgatgatgataataataatacaagTGATGATGAGAGCTCCATTGATAGTGAGGATGGGATCGAACAGGAAATCCGGAAGTTTCTTGAGGAGAAAGCCCAAATGCACAAACTGCCACCTGGGCCCGGCTCAGATGTTGGTACTACAAGTCCAGGTGGAACCAACACAATAACAGAACCAGAGAAAAACACCAAACTGAATCCGGCCCAGAAGAAAACACTGAGGCTGTCTGTGACGCAGAAAAGAAAGCGCATAGAGGAAGGTGGCAGCAGGAGGGGTTCCAAGGAAGGAGAAAGTGATCTCAAAATGAAAGAAGAGGCACTCCCAAAGCATTTGACCAAGTATGACTCAAGATCATCTGTTTCCTCCCTGAAAAAAGCCCCACTGAAATCAGTGAGGGgctcagagaggaggggggaaccTAAGAGTGGAGACAAGAGTAGCTCACTGGACAGTGACGAAGACCTGGACACTGCAATAAAAGACTTGCTCAAGACTAAGAAGAAGTTGAAAAAGAAGACTAGAGATGTGAAGTTGAAGTCAAGGAAGGGCCTTGAGGATGAGGAGCCTTTGTCTAGAAAAACAGAGTTAAAGAAGCTGGGTATGGACCATGTGCCCAAGACTACCAGTCTTTTGAAAACGAGCCTTaaagtcactactactactgcccagAGTAGTAACAACAACAGAAAAAAAGGCACATTTAGTAAGCatgtgtcacagtatccacagagcAATGAGAAGAAAGAGCCCCTCAACCAGACAGATGAGATGGACCGATCTCAAGGGAACAGGGATGTAGAAGGCCTGTCAAGAGAGACTAACCCAGTTGTGGTTCAGATCAAGGAAGAGAGCAGTTCAGTGGACAGCGACGACAGCATCGAACAGGAGATCAGAAAGTTCCTGGCAGAAAAGGCCAAGGTTTCTACTACCACAGTGAAAACAGATGATCGAGAGGAGATCAGGAATGGCAAGGGCAAAACTACAGTCCCTCTCACTGAGAAATGCATCAAATTGGAAAATCAGCTGGCTGAAATTCCAAGGATAGACGTTACTCAATTCCCTGACCTGCCTCGTCAGAGCAGTTGTGAGCAGAGAGGAGTTCCGGACAGAGGAATCTTTCCAAACACCCCCCCTATCCAGCCAGTGCCAGGAAACCACACCCCAGAAACAGCCAGTGGGTCGTGCCTCCTCTCAGCCCTCACCCCCAGCTCCTATCCTCCAGTGCTGGAGCCTGCCAATGGCACTGTGTCTGGGGCTGCCAGatcagagaagaggaggagcTCTAGTTCAGATTCAGGAAGCGGTGATACCCACCAGAGTGCCAACTCTGAGATGGCAATGGGTCACAGCTACAGGTCATTTCCCAGCACCAGCTACCCCTTGCCCAGGACTGACTCGGAGCAGTGGTGTAAGAGCCAAGTGATCCCCACCACTGAGACAAAAGAGAAGATCCATAACAGGAACCCATTCCAGTACAGCTCACCTAGTTTCGGTGAGAAGACAGCCACCACTCCAGCGTATCAGTGTGTAGTACCAGCCAGTATCTATCCGCGTAGGAGGAATATTGAGCCTGCACCGGATACACCTGTCTCCACCCGTCCTGCTGCTGTACGGACTGGGAGCAGCATCAGATCACCACTGGTTCCATTCCACCGCCCCTCCTCAGAGACCACATCGACATCGACTGCCGTCTTCAGCTCCCCGTTCCCCAGCCTGACCAGGAGACCTACGGAGACAGGACCATCAGGGAGGTACTTCCTTCAGGGTCATGAGTCAGGCAGCCGCTGGGGTCAATCCCCAACCCTGACCCCGGGGCTGACGGAGAGCAGCGTGGTACACGTGGCCAAGGACAAGACAATGTTTGTTGAACTGTCCACGAACAAGACCAACCACGTTCAGGTCAGAAGCAGGGAGGTGAAAGTGAGTGAgggaaaggaggaaaggaggagagacttgccaggaggagagagtgagagagaaagggagtgcaggaagacagaggagagaggagaagagcagataggaagacgaggagaggagtgtgtagaTGAGACCGACGTCA
- the LOC115159842 gene encoding protein phosphatase 1 regulatory subunit 26 isoform X3, whose protein sequence is MLQPPHPPQHHTRMYLNLPPVAALHTEWRSSCGGLPRGFSGLPLCFNDSDSDLSTTGTPISEKVQMIIESLRSTQSSLNMGDETEGNQVLSGQPVQEAGARGSQGQGFKVRRGPPVVMGPKPKFRGPLPLTHTDNLLALPEVSYNVDSESSDGDDSVDRGIEEAIQEYLKEKDDHKRKAEPEPATNILQPPKIPRREAAPTFPEPTKQHSDSNKVLTASNQVPRSVKTETHNTALPMKKCLKSKIPTCKENPFKKLDTISNAAVIKKRSSSEQKRGPSNSNPLSDKRKSPVLKALKLEEHLSDSDSSSSSDDGIEEAIQRYQQEKKKERHEGGRQSSKPLLILKEESDSSSSDDGIEEAIRHYQLEKQKEKGVPKISLFLPKQKQVGKAAAPLHCPESTSTQAAAMKKHKLSKKKKPETRDLKSSLPSQTPGSSLSLIKKRLAASSPKGNGLLLSTKVEPLRERGQEQYTTPFPATLKVNTTTTAELMCAEAILDISKAVIKMPGAFNPNIASAGHININSSSTESTATTSLLISTNCHDDDNNNTSDDESSIDSEDGIEQEIRKFLEEKAQMHKLPPGPGSDVGTTSPGGTNTITEPEKNTKLNPAQKKTLRLSVTQKRKRIEEGGSRRGSKEGESDLKMKEEALPKHLTKYDSRSSVSSLKKAPLKSVRGSERRGEPKSGDKSSSLDSDEDLDTAIKDLLKTKKKLKKKTRDVKLKSRKGLEDEEPLSRKTELKKLGMDHVPKTTSLLKTSLKVTTTTAQSSNNNRKKGTFSKHVSQYPQSNEKKEPLNQTDEMDRSQGNRDVEGLSRETNPVVVQIKEESSSVDSDDSIEQEIRKFLAEKAKVSTTTVKTDDREEIRNGKGKTTVPLTEKCIKLENQLAEIPRIDVTQFPDLPRQSSCEQRGVPDRGIFPNTPPIQPVPGNHTPETASGSCLLSALTPSSYPPVLEPANGTVSGAARSEKRRSSSSDSGSGDTHQSANSEMAMGHSYRSFPSTSYPLPRTDSEQWCKSQVIPTTETKEKIHNRNPFQYSSPSFGEKTATTPAYQCVVPASIYPRRRNIEPAPDTPVSTRPAAVRTGSSIRSPLVPFHRPSSETTSTSTAVFSSPFPSLTRRPTETGPSGRYFLQGHESGSRWGQSPTLTPGLTESSVVHVAKDKTMFVELSTNKTNHVQVRSREVKVSEGKEERRRDLPGGESERERECRKTEERGEEQIGRRGEECVDETDVSESDERSSPEQQGFPTLRPSLRNL, encoded by the coding sequence ATGCTCCAGCCCCCACACCCACCCCAGCACCACACTAGAATGTACTTGAACTTGCCTCCAGTCGCGGCTTTGCACACAGAATGGAGGTCATCGTGCGGTGGTCTGCCCAGAGGCTTTAGCGGTCTGCCCCTGTGCTTCAATGACTCTGACAGCGACTTGTCCACCACTGGAACACCCATCTCAGAGAAGGTCCAGATGATCATAGAGAGCCTAAGGAGCACCCAGTCCTCACTCAACATGGGCGACGAGACAGAGGGGAACCAAGTGCTATCAGGGCAACCGGTACAGGAGGCTGGAGCCCGGGGCTCCCAGGGCCAAGGCTTCAAGGTCCGGAGGGGGCCTCCTGTGGTTATGGGACCCAAGCCCAAATTCAGAGGCCCTCTTCCTCTCACTCACACTGATAACTTGCTGGCACTGCCAGAAGTTTCCTATAATGTTGATTCGGAGAGTTCTGACGGCGATGACTCTGTAGATAGAGGCATCGAGGAGGCCATTCAGGAGTACCTGAAGGAAAAGGATGACCACAAACGCAAGGCTGAACCAGAACCAGCCACTAATATTTTACAGCCACCCAAGATTCCCCGGAGGGAGGCTGCGCCAACCTTTCCAGAACCTACTAAACAACATTCCGACAGCAATAAGGTTTTAACTGCCAGCAACCAGGTTCCGAGAAGTGTCAAAACAGAGACACACAACACTGCACTACCCATGAAAAAATGTTTGAAAAGTAAGATACCCACCTGTAAAGAGAATCCCTTTAAGAAACTGGACACAATAAGTAACGCAGCGGTGATAAAAAAACGATCTTCTTCGGAACAGAAGAGAGGCCCCTCTAATTCCAACCCTCTCTCTGACAAACGGAAGAGTCCTGTACTGAAAGCATTGAAGTTGGAGGAACACTTGTCTGACAgtgacagcagcagcagtagtgatGACGGTATTGAGGAGGCTATTCAACGCTACCAGcaggagaagaagaaagagagacatgAAGGAGGCAGACAGTCCTCCAAACCCCTTCTCATCCTCAAAGAGGAGTCCGACTCCAGCAGCAGTGATGACGGAATAGAGGAGGCCATCCGCCACTACCAGCTGGAGAAGCAGAAAGAGAAGGGTGTACCTAAGATCTCTCTATTTCTACCCAAACAAAAGCAAGTGGGTAAAGCAGCGGCTCCCCTGCACTGTCCAGAGAGCACAAGCACTCAGGCAGCGGCCATGAAAAAACACAAACTGTCTAAAAAGAAGAAACCTGAGACTAGGGATTTAAAATCATCTCTACCTTCTCAAACTCCTGGTTCCTCACTCTCTCTTATCAAGAAGAGATTAGCAGCTAGCAGCCCCAAAGGGAATGGCCTCCTCCTGTCGACTAAAGTGGAGCCGCTGCGAGAGAGGGGGCAAGAGCAGTACACCACCCCATTCCCAGCCACTCTGAAGgtgaacaccaccaccacagctgaGCTGATGTGTGCTGAGGCCATTCTGGACATTTCTAAAGCTGTCATTAAAATGCCAGGGGCCTTTAACCCTAACATAGCATCAGCAGGCCATATCAATATTAACAGTAGCTCCACGGAGTCCACCGCCACCActtctcttctcatctccacAAACTgccatgatgatgataataataatacaagTGATGATGAGAGCTCCATTGATAGTGAGGATGGGATCGAACAGGAAATCCGGAAGTTTCTTGAGGAGAAAGCCCAAATGCACAAACTGCCACCTGGGCCCGGCTCAGATGTTGGTACTACAAGTCCAGGTGGAACCAACACAATAACAGAACCAGAGAAAAACACCAAACTGAATCCGGCCCAGAAGAAAACACTGAGGCTGTCTGTGACGCAGAAAAGAAAGCGCATAGAGGAAGGTGGCAGCAGGAGGGGTTCCAAGGAAGGAGAAAGTGATCTCAAAATGAAAGAAGAGGCACTCCCAAAGCATTTGACCAAGTATGACTCAAGATCATCTGTTTCCTCCCTGAAAAAAGCCCCACTGAAATCAGTGAGGGgctcagagaggaggggggaaccTAAGAGTGGAGACAAGAGTAGCTCACTGGACAGTGACGAAGACCTGGACACTGCAATAAAAGACTTGCTCAAGACTAAGAAGAAGTTGAAAAAGAAGACTAGAGATGTGAAGTTGAAGTCAAGGAAGGGCCTTGAGGATGAGGAGCCTTTGTCTAGAAAAACAGAGTTAAAGAAGCTGGGTATGGACCATGTGCCCAAGACTACCAGTCTTTTGAAAACGAGCCTTaaagtcactactactactgcccagAGTAGTAACAACAACAGAAAAAAAGGCACATTTAGTAAGCatgtgtcacagtatccacagagcAATGAGAAGAAAGAGCCCCTCAACCAGACAGATGAGATGGACCGATCTCAAGGGAACAGGGATGTAGAAGGCCTGTCAAGAGAGACTAACCCAGTTGTGGTTCAGATCAAGGAAGAGAGCAGTTCAGTGGACAGCGACGACAGCATCGAACAGGAGATCAGAAAGTTCCTGGCAGAAAAGGCCAAGGTTTCTACTACCACAGTGAAAACAGATGATCGAGAGGAGATCAGGAATGGCAAGGGCAAAACTACAGTCCCTCTCACTGAGAAATGCATCAAATTGGAAAATCAGCTGGCTGAAATTCCAAGGATAGACGTTACTCAATTCCCTGACCTGCCTCGTCAGAGCAGTTGTGAGCAGAGAGGAGTTCCGGACAGAGGAATCTTTCCAAACACCCCCCCTATCCAGCCAGTGCCAGGAAACCACACCCCAGAAACAGCCAGTGGGTCGTGCCTCCTCTCAGCCCTCACCCCCAGCTCCTATCCTCCAGTGCTGGAGCCTGCCAATGGCACTGTGTCTGGGGCTGCCAGatcagagaagaggaggagcTCTAGTTCAGATTCAGGAAGCGGTGATACCCACCAGAGTGCCAACTCTGAGATGGCAATGGGTCACAGCTACAGGTCATTTCCCAGCACCAGCTACCCCTTGCCCAGGACTGACTCGGAGCAGTGGTGTAAGAGCCAAGTGATCCCCACCACTGAGACAAAAGAGAAGATCCATAACAGGAACCCATTCCAGTACAGCTCACCTAGTTTCGGTGAGAAGACAGCCACCACTCCAGCGTATCAGTGTGTAGTACCAGCCAGTATCTATCCGCGTAGGAGGAATATTGAGCCTGCACCGGATACACCTGTCTCCACCCGTCCTGCTGCTGTACGGACTGGGAGCAGCATCAGATCACCACTGGTTCCATTCCACCGCCCCTCCTCAGAGACCACATCGACATCGACTGCCGTCTTCAGCTCCCCGTTCCCCAGCCTGACCAGGAGACCTACGGAGACAGGACCATCAGGGAGGTACTTCCTTCAGGGTCATGAGTCAGGCAGCCGCTGGGGTCAATCCCCAACCCTGACCCCGGGGCTGACGGAGAGCAGCGTGGTACACGTGGCCAAGGACAAGACAATGTTTGTTGAACTGTCCACGAACAAGACCAACCACGTTCAGGTCAGAAGCAGGGAGGTGAAAGTGAGTGAgggaaaggaggaaaggaggagagacttgccaggaggagagagtgagagagaaagggagtgcaggaagacagaggagagaggagaagagcagataggaagacgaggagaggagtgtgtagaTGAGACCGACGTCA